In Sulfolobales archaeon, one genomic interval encodes:
- a CDS encoding serine hydrolase, protein MIEFGDLEELGFSRERVERALGFICSYSENKLIPGIEILVIRRGYAAIHKTCGWAQTIPRRRLLTPGMLFDLASLTKVLAGSIVAGILVSEGLIHLKQRVSEILPEFSRTAAGVNEIKDRVRIWMLLTHSSGLPPWLPLYRISRSREEIFSEVLRVFPSYSPGENAIYSDLGFILLTKISEEVSGERFDRLFEKTVAGRLGLKNTLYNPLTRGFSTENIVSTEVVEGGEALTGVVHDENARAMDGVSAHAGLFSTAFETGLISLELLRSYKGESDLLIPPAYARTMFSRWICGDRCYGLGWWIYDKISIESGGDLLGEGFGHTGFTGTSIWISPIYDLIVVLMTNRVHPSRDNRHIDRLRTIAHNMILSSLKRL, encoded by the coding sequence GTAGAGAGAGCTCTAGGATTCATATGTAGTTATTCTGAGAACAAGCTGATACCAGGTATAGAGATCCTGGTCATAAGAAGAGGATATGCTGCTATTCACAAAACCTGTGGATGGGCTCAGACGATTCCTAGGAGGAGACTTCTAACTCCTGGAATGCTCTTTGATCTAGCTTCTCTAACCAAGGTTCTCGCAGGATCTATTGTAGCAGGAATACTGGTTTCAGAAGGTTTGATTCATTTAAAGCAGAGGGTTTCAGAAATTCTGCCAGAGTTCTCGAGAACTGCTGCTGGTGTTAATGAGATCAAGGATAGAGTGAGGATCTGGATGCTACTCACACACTCATCAGGACTGCCTCCATGGCTTCCTCTATATAGGATTTCCAGGTCTAGAGAAGAGATCTTTTCAGAAGTTCTCAGGGTATTCCCCTCATACTCACCTGGTGAGAATGCTATTTATAGCGATCTAGGATTTATACTGCTTACGAAAATATCTGAGGAAGTCTCTGGCGAGAGATTCGATAGATTATTCGAGAAGACTGTAGCAGGAAGACTGGGTCTTAAGAACACTCTATACAATCCTCTCACAAGAGGCTTCTCTACAGAGAATATTGTATCCACAGAGGTTGTAGAAGGCGGAGAAGCTCTGACAGGAGTTGTTCATGATGAGAATGCTAGAGCTATGGATGGTGTCTCAGCACATGCAGGACTCTTCTCAACAGCTTTCGAAACAGGTTTAATATCTCTCGAGCTTCTCAGATCATATAAAGGCGAATCAGATCTTCTGATACCTCCAGCTTATGCTAGAACTATGTTTAGTAGATGGATATGTGGAGACAGATGCTATGGGCTTGGCTGGTGGATCTATGATAAGATATCAATAGAATCAGGAGGAGATCTTCTTGGAGAAGGTTTTGGACACACAGGATTTACAGGAACATCGATCTGGATCAGTCCTATCTATGATCTCATAGTAGTTCTCATGACAAACAGAGTGCACCCGAGTAGAGATAATAGACATATAGATAGACTGAGAACAATAGCTCATAACATGATACTATCATCATTAAAGAGATTATAA